The Lactuca sativa cultivar Salinas chromosome 2, Lsat_Salinas_v11, whole genome shotgun sequence genome includes a window with the following:
- the LOC111910856 gene encoding NAC domain-containing protein 7: protein MNTFSHVPPGFRFHPTDEELVDYYLRKKINSRTIELDVIRDVDLYKIEPWDLQDLCRLGTEEQNDWYFFSHKDKKYPTGSRTNRATAAGFWKATGRDKAIYSKHELVGMRKTLVFYKGRAPNGLKSDWIMHEYRLETDENATTTQEEGWVVCRVFKKRLPAMIRRASEHEPIWYDDHQVSFIPEIDSTSQNNTRSNLGNTGYQYPYGSCKKELDSQLQNYQITPGHRLQLPHLESPKLLPTCNSSMPINYGIDINQQSINLEPSLFTQHHNNIHNQQHHQDQNFNDQVTDWRVLDKFVASQLLNEGDHVSIKGNHEQAYTNAEEEILLQEEDASNPVSSCQIDLWK from the exons ATGAATACTTTTTCGCATGTTCCCCCTGGCTTTCGGTTTCATCCCACCGACGAAGAACTGGTGGATTACTACCTTAGGAAAAAAATTAACTCCAGAACAATTGAATTAGACGTCATCAGAGACGTGGATCTTTACAAAATTGAGCCATGGGATCTTCAAG ATCTGTGCAGACTAGGTACAGAAGAACAAAACGATTGGTATTTCTTTAGTCATAAAGATAAGAAATACCCAACAGGTTCCCGCACCAATAGAGCTACTGCAGCTGGATTTTGGAAGGCAACAGGAAGGGATAAAGCGATTTACTCGAAGCATGAATTGGTCGGGATGAGAAAGACGTTGGTGTTTTATAAAGGCCGAGCCCCTAATGGACTAAAATCGGATTGGATCATGCATGAGTATCGCCTTGAAACAGATGAAAACGCAACCACGACACAG GAAGAAGGGTGGGTGGTATGTAGGGTTTTCAAGAAACGACTACCCGCTATGATCAGGAGAGCAAGCGAGCATGAACCAATCTGGTACGATGATCATCAAGTCTCATTCATACCTGAAATCGACTCAACATCACAAAACAACACCCGATCCAACTTGGGTAACACTGGTTACCAATACCCGTACGGTTCTTGCAAGAAAGAACTAGATTCACAGCTGCAAAATTACCAGATTACCCCAGGCCACCGTCTCCAACTCCCTCATCTAGAGAGTCCAAAACTTCTCCCAACCTGCAATTCTTCAATGCCCATTAACTATGGTATAGATATAAACCAACAAAGCATCAATCTAGAGCCTTCCTTGTTCACTCAACACCATAACAACATCCAtaatcaacaacatcatcaagACCAAAACTTTAATGATCAAGTGACGGATTGGCGAGTTCTTGACAAGTTTGTTGCATCACAATTACTTAACGAAGGCGATCATGTTTCGATCAAGGGAAATCATGAACAAGCCTACACAAATGCAGAAGAAGAAATACTATTGCAAGAAGAAGATGCATCAAATCCCGTCTCCAGTTGCCAAATAGATCTATGGAAATGA